ATGAATTAGATGAAATTTTGAAGTACATCAACTATCCTGTTGTCCTAAAAATAAACTCTTCAGAGATATTACACAAATCTGATGTTGGAGGAGTTAAAGTAGGAATTAATAATAGAGAAGAAGCAGTAAGTGCATATAATGAGATTTTAACTAATGTAAAAGAAGCAAAACCAAATGCCAAGATTGATGGTATATTAGTTCAAGAAATGGTTGAAAGTGGAATAGAAATAATTATTGGTATAACTAATGATGACCAGTTTGGACCAATGCTATTGGTTGGTTTAGGTGGAGTATTTGTAGAAGTATTTAAAGACACTACTTTATATCCATTGCCTATAAATCATGATGAAGCTATAATGATGCTTAAAAAATTAAAATCATTTAAGCTTTTAAATGGATACAGAGGTAGCGAACCTTGTGATGTTGATGCTCTTGCGGATATGATGGTTAAATTAGGTAAATATGCTTATGAAAACAAGGATGAAGTCAAAGAAATAGATTTAAATCCTGTGTTCGTATATCCTAAAGGAAAAGGCGTATGTGCAGTAGACGCTTTAATAGTTAAATATAAATAGTTAACAAGTTTTGGTATTCAACCATAATCAAAGTACTGATTGAAAATCACACTAATTTATAGCTTGTGATTTTCAGTCACCCCACATTTAATTATAGAATACTTTAAAGTGAAAATAGATTTTTAAGTAGGATTGTAAAATAGTAATGTATAAAAAATAAAATACTACATGCAAGACAACTCATAAAGGGTGTTTTAATGAATAGAATCAATATTGATTTTCATTAAAACACCCTTTATATTATACTAAAAATTTTGAAGTTAATATTTTTATATCGTTACAGGTGGATTTGTTGGTGCTGAATATGTACGAGTAGCCAATTCTTGGTCTACAAAGAATAATCCACCTTCTCCAGCAAGTTTAACTCGTTTTATATTGTCTTCGCAAGTTGTCTCTTCTTCTGCTTGTTCAGATATAAACCAAAGTAAGAATTGAGAAGTTCTAAAGTCTGCTTCAGAATTTGCTACAGTAGCTAGATTATTTATTAAAGCAGTAACCTTTTGTTCATGAGCTAATGTACGTTCAAGAATATCCATTGCAGAAGTGAAGTCTGCATCTGGCATTGGTATAGCATCAAGTTGAACCTTTCCTCCTACATTATGTAAATATTTGTAGAAATACATAGCATGGTCTGTTTCTTCTTTATATTGAACATAAAACCAATTAGAAAATCCTTTAAGTCCTTCTGCTTCAAGGTAAGAAGACATAGAAAGGTAAAGATATGCAGAATATAATTCATGGTTAATCTGTTCATTAAGTAATTTTTCCATTTTAGCTGAAATCATTTTTATACCTCCAAATTTTAAACGTTCTTATAAGATATAATAATATTAAATGGAAAAATATTCAACAAAAGTGATTAAATATTTTACATATTTAATCAAAGTTTATACTACCATTAAAAAAATTATAGCTTACTATGGCTACAGAGCCAATTAGTGGTGCATTTGCTCCAAAATTTGAATGTCTTACACTTATCTTTTTATATTTAGAAAAACTTGCTGAAGCAGTCAATTTTTTTAATAATGTATTTTCTATAAATGTTCCAGGAATATTAAAATCATAACCTATTATTATAGAACTACAATCAATTAAGGTAAGTGTATTTACTAATGCATATGATATATATGTACAAAATTCATCAAGTAAAAACATACCAAGATTGTCCTTGTTGTTGGCTTCATCTATTAACTTGACTAGAGAAAAATCTTTACAATTAATTAGTGGAGAATCTGGATAAATATGACTTAACGATTCAATTCTTTTAATTAACTTACTCACACTTGTATAATAGTCTAGACATCCATTATTGCCACAACTACATACTGGACCACTAAAATTAATAGAGGTATGTCCTATTTCTCCACTTTGACCTAAATTACCAGTGTGAAGTTTATTTTCTAATACTAAACCAGCTCCAATTCCATTCATTATATGTAAATATATATAATTTGGAATATCTTTGCCTAGACCATACATTTTTTCAGCCAAAGCACCTGCATTAGCATCATTTATCAAAAATATAGGTAAATCAGATATTTCTCCTATAAAATTTACTATATTTAGGTTTGATACATTTCCAAAGTCTGGAGGATTTAATATTATACCATTTATATTATCAACAGGACCTATTGAAGAAATTCCAATTCCAATTATATCCCTTTTGTTATTTTTCATTATTTTAGTAAACATTCGCTTTATTATATCTTTTAAAACATCATTTGACAGATACTTAGGGTAAGTTTCAAAAAGTTGTTTGACAATATTACCTTTTAAATCTGCAATGACTACCTTACAAATATTTCTTCTTATTAAAATGCCACAAACACAAGGAGATATATTAGAAATGTCTAATAAAATAGGTTTACGACCTGATGAATGTGCATTTAAAGTTGATGACTCTATCTCTCTAATCATGTTTTCATTAATAAGTTCAGTGACTAGGTTTGATAAAGTCATTTTAGTAAGACCTGTAGATTTAGCTAAATCAACTCTAGACATAGGAGTATTTGTAGAAAGTAGTTTCAATATTATTAACTTATTTTTAATTTTTACATCTTTTATGTTAGAACCTTGTTTGTTGCTCATCGTAGATCTCCTTAAAAAAGTTAAATATTTTATGTATTTTCATATATACTATGACCTTATAACAGAATAACATTTGATTAAATTCGAAAATACCATTAACTAGAATATATCATATTATATATTAGAATGGCACTAAAAATATGCTATAATTAGGATGAAAAAATATTAAAGTAAATTAAGGTGTACAATAATAAATTGGAATTTGAGGTGAAATACTATAGATAAATATACAAAAGAAGAATTGATGGAAACACTGAGAGTTATATCTTCAGTTATCAGTAGATGTGAAAAAGCACAACTAAAGTTTATGGAAGGATCTTCTCAACACTCACTTCTTAAGAATAGGATAAAAGCGATGTATATTTCAAAATCATTAATAACAGATGAAAATGTAATGGATAAATATACAAAAGAAGAATTAATAGAAGCACTACGACCTGTATCTTCAAGTATCAATAAATGTGAAAAAGCACAGTCAAAATTTGTAGAGGGTACTACAAATTACAAACGATTTAGAAATATAATAAAAGCAATGCATATTTCAAAGTCATTAATAACAGGTGAAATTAGTAGAAGAAGTTAAACTCTAGGCTTTTTAAGTTATTAGGAGTTTATTTTTTAGGTTATTGTGAAAAAATAATTATTTCTATTTATTAAATGAAAAAGTCACTTTGTATAATCAATTGAAATAATAGAAAGCCACTTAAATGCTATATTTTGTGGCTTTTTTATTTTTAATGCTTCGAATTTCCTAATAAACTTGTCAAATTATCTACTTATGTTAAGTTTTAATTTTTATAATATATTTATTCAATAATGAAAGCATTATATAATTTGTGATAAATTTTTATATGCAATAAATTTCATTATTGTATAATATTAAAATGAATATAAAGTGTGTTTACTAGTTTTTATTACAAATTGTTACCAAATTGGTATAGATTAGAACTAAAATATGGTAAATTGTAACTAAAATGTAAATTTTTTCTCTAATCTATCTAATATTATGGAAACTTTTTGTAATTTATGATATAATAAGAAACATATAATTATTAAATTATAATAAATGACTATAGCGTAGATGTATTACTATGTTATAGTCATTTTTGGATTAAACTTGATATATCAAGGGGGAAGAATATGAGAACAATTAAAAGAGTTTTAGCATTAGGTTTAACATTAGCTATATTTCTAATGAATGCACCTAATGTAAGTGCATTAACATCAGATACCATTAAAGGTAAGAACATATACGAGACAGCTGGATTAATAGCAGATAAAACTAGTTATGATACAGCCATTGTGGTAAATATGGATAGTTCTATAGCAGATGGACTTTCGGCGAGTGGTCTTGCTGGTGCTGTAGATGCTCCAATTTTACTTGCTCAGAAAAGTAACATACCAAATGAAACAAAACAAAGATTAAAAAATGTAAAAAAGATATACATAATAGGTAAAGAGTTATCAATAAGTAAGTCAGTAGAAACTGAGCTGAAAAATACAGGAGCACAAGTAACTAGATTAGGTGGAGATGATAGAATAAAGACTAGTTATAGTGTTGCCAAAGAAGTAAGTACTATTAAAAAAGTTGATGAAGTTATATTAACTAATGCATATAAAGGAGAGGCTGATACTATAAGTGCT
This sequence is a window from Clostridioides difficile. Protein-coding genes within it:
- a CDS encoding ferritin; this encodes MISAKMEKLLNEQINHELYSAYLYLSMSSYLEAEGLKGFSNWFYVQYKEETDHAMYFYKYLHNVGGKVQLDAIPMPDADFTSAMDILERTLAHEQKVTALINNLATVANSEADFRTSQFLLWFISEQAEEETTCEDNIKRVKLAGEGGLFFVDQELATRTYSAPTNPPVTI
- a CDS encoding ROK family transcriptional regulator is translated as MSNKQGSNIKDVKIKNKLIILKLLSTNTPMSRVDLAKSTGLTKMTLSNLVTELINENMIREIESSTLNAHSSGRKPILLDISNISPCVCGILIRRNICKVVIADLKGNIVKQLFETYPKYLSNDVLKDIIKRMFTKIMKNNKRDIIGIGISSIGPVDNINGIILNPPDFGNVSNLNIVNFIGEISDLPIFLINDANAGALAEKMYGLGKDIPNYIYLHIMNGIGAGLVLENKLHTGNLGQSGEIGHTSINFSGPVCSCGNNGCLDYYTSVSKLIKRIESLSHIYPDSPLINCKDFSLVKLIDEANNKDNLGMFLLDEFCTYISYALVNTLTLIDCSSIIIGYDFNIPGTFIENTLLKKLTASASFSKYKKISVRHSNFGANAPLIGSVAIVSYNFFNGSINFD